A window from Musa acuminata AAA Group cultivar baxijiao chromosome BXJ3-10, Cavendish_Baxijiao_AAA, whole genome shotgun sequence encodes these proteins:
- the LOC135651795 gene encoding protein-tyrosine-phosphatase MKP1-like — MDGEDPPSSSGTPRKTLLRSATWTSRSISNPNPNPNPQPSRPPKPGRLALPPPPPLAAWPCPASDDSGHWPATPSASSTPAAAASAAADDGDGDVSRVDDHVYLGGDSVARDRAALRRHGITHVLNCAGAACPDHFRGELAYRTLWLRDSPAEDLAPVLYDAFDFLERARAAPRGRALVHCRRGASRSAALVVAYLMWRRALPFDDALRAVRAVRPSVDPNLGFAAQLLRCQRRVHALPPTPGSAALRAYRMAPQSPYDPLYLVPKSVDLSSTDGAGILDSRGAFVVHVPSAIYVWLGHCCGPSMATAAATAALQVVRYERAEGPIITVNEGSEPAAFWAALTDEPLSAVPEEIVGNRRVELYDLDYDIFRRATARARAAPPLSKMWTGPETITPVKDSGWCRLRRKFASRDWKDIIKAVVERRSLREEDLRASNAVRSPGSFSVESSTTPSSSSADSASVLSTFSPNSSSSSDWNNLSPPRSELHRASQTELNPELQSSSSGNVKGKDLRSLAERRGGNAPSLFLVPSAGDTEGRLSSTDIVRDWCLSPPFISEVEEYQETFDLERRLSLGASDPDDEAEDETYCADEHNQLIHPVLFRWPDMDKVEDVHPGVLDSESIFLLLASESKLGSRKPMMKKIYVWLGRDSRNEVGRGNEEDGHIYLDRAGTEFFGRMGTPMDTPVQIIREGQEPEQFLNHIFSFHQATESSHS; from the coding sequence ATGGACGGCGAggatcctccctcctcctccggaACTCCCCGCAAGACCCTTCTCCGATCAGCCACCTGGACCTCCCGCTCGAtttccaaccctaaccctaaccccaaTCCCCAACCCAGCCGGCCGCCCAAACCCGGCCGCCTCGCGCTCCCTCCTCCCCCACCCCTCGCCGCTTGGCCCTGCCCCGCCTCCGACGACTCCGGCCACTGGCCCGCCACGCCCTCCGCCTCCTCCACTCCTGCCGCTGCTGCCTCTGCTGCTGCggacgacggcgacggcgacgtcTCCCGCGTTGACGACCACGTCTACCTGGGTGGCGACTCGGTGGCACGTGACCGCGCGGCCCTCCGCCGCCACGGCATCACCCACGTGCTCAACTGCGCCGGCGCCGCCTGCCCCGACCACTTCCGCGGCGAGCTCGCCTACCGGACGCTGTGGCTCCGCGACTCTCCCGCTGAGGACCTCGCCCCGGTCCTCTACGATGCATTTGACTTCCTCGAGCGCGCCCGTGCCGCCCCACGAGGCCGCGCTCTCGTCCACTGCCGCCGCGGCGCCTCCCGCTCCGCGGCCCTTGTCGTCGCCTACCTCATGTGGCGCCGCGCCCTCCCCTTCGACGACGCCCTCCGAGCTGTCCGCGCCGTCCGCCCCTCCGTCGACCCCAACCTCGGCTTTGCCGCTCAGCTTCTCCGCTGCCAGCGCCGCGTCCACGCCCTCCCCCCGACCCCCGGCTCCGCCGCCCTCCGCGCCTACCGCATGGCCCCCCAGTCCCCCTATGATCCCCTCTACCTCGTCCCCAAGTCCGTCGACCTCAGCTCCACCGACGGCGCAGGCATCCTCGATTCCCGAGGCGCGTTCGTCGTCCACGTGCCCTCCGCCATTTACGTCTGGCTCGGCCACTGCTGCGGACCCTCCATGGCCACCGCTGCCGCCACCGCCGCGCTCCAGGTCGTCCGCTACGAGCGTGCCGAGGGTCCTATCATCACCGTCAACGAGGGTTCCGAGCCTGCAGCATTCTGGGCCGCCCTCACTGACGAGCCCCTATCCGCCGttcccgaagagatcgttggaaatAGGAGAGTGGAGCTTTATGATCTCGACTATGACATCTTCCGCAGGGCTACGGCGAGAGCTAGAGCGGCACCACCACTCTCGAAGATGTGGACAGGTCCCGAGACGATAACCCCTGTGAAGGATAGTGGTTGGTGCCGCTTGAGGCGCAAGTTCGCAAGCAGGGACTGGAAGGATATAATAAAGGCAGTGGTGGAGCGCAGGAGTCTTAGAGAGGAGGATCTGCGGGCAAGCAATGCAGTTCGATCTCCAGGGTCGTTCTCGGTTGAGTCGAGCACCACACCATCATCCTCGTCAGCTGATTCTGCTTCGGTTCTGTCTACCTTCTCACCAAACTCGTCATCTTCCTCAGATTGGAACAATTTGTCACCGCCAAGGTCGGAATTGCATAGGGCATCACAAACTGAGCTGAATCCGGAGTTGCAATCTTCAAGTTCTGGAAATGTGAAGGGGAAGGATTTGAGATCATTAGCTGAACGCAGGGGTGGCAATGCTCCTTCTCTGTTTCTAGTGCCATCAGCTGGTGATACCGAAGGAAGGCTCTCTTCAACAGATATTGTGAGGGACTGGTGCCTGTCTCCTCCTTTTATTTCTGAAGTGGAAGAATACCAAGAAACATTTGATTTAGAGCGACGACTCTCATTAGGTGCTTCTGATCCGGATGATGAAGCAGAAGATGAAACTTATTGTGCTGATGAGCATAACCAATTAATTCATCCGGTTCTTTTTAGGTGGCCAGATATGGATAAAGTGGAAGATGTTCACCCTGGTGTCCTCGACTCTGAATCAATATTCCTGTTGTTAGCATCAGAATCAAAATTGGGTTCAAGAAAACCAATGATGAAGAAAATATATGTGTGGTTAGGACGAGATAGTAGGAATGAAGTTGGTAGAGGGAATGAAGAAGATGGGCATATATATTTGGATAGGGCTGGCACTGAGTTTTTTGGTCGCATGGGTACTCCAATGGATACTCCTGTACAG
- the LOC135651056 gene encoding high-affinity nitrate transporter-activating protein 2.1-like yields MQDLFGFPLVSRLGTKYKKPPSTKGAPTIEGKEEPMAALLSCQVRVLLLLLLLLLLLCYLGPSAAVLFSSLPKTLIVTASPSPGRVLYAGVDQMNVTWAINQSLPGATVSAYKKVKVSFCYAPASQADRGWRKTDDNLKKDKTCQFKITTQPYATAGSVAYTVERSIPTATFFVRAYVLDSEDAEVAYGQSTDAQKTTNLFDVVGITGRHASLGIAAACFSAFSVVALAFFFVVEKRKAKK; encoded by the exons ATGCAAGATCTATTTGGCTTTCCACTGGTCAGTCGATTGGGTACTAAATATAAGAAGCCACCATCAACCAAGGGAGCTCCCACAATTGAAGGCAAAGAAGAACCAATGGCTGCTTTGCTCTCGTGTCAAGTCagggttctcctcctcctcctcctcctcctcctcctcctctgttatCTCGGGCCTTCTGCGGCGGTGCTGTTCTCCTCCCTCCCTAAGACTCTCATAGTCACTGCATCCCCAAGTCCAGGCCGAG TGTTGTATGCTGGCGTCGACCAGATGAACGTGACCTGGGCGATCAACCAGAGCCTGCCGGGGGCCACCGTCTCAGCCTACAAGAAGGTGAAGGTGAGCTTCTGCTACGCTCCGGCGAGCCAAGCCGACCGCGGGTGGCGCAAGACGGACGACAACCTAAAGAAGGACAAGACGTGCCAGTTCAAGATCACCACCCAGCCCTACGCCACCGCCGGCTCCGTGGCGTACACCGTGGAGCGCAGCATCCCCACGGCCACCTTCTTCGTGAGAGCCTACGTGCTGGACTCCGAGGACGCGGAGGTCGCCTACGGGCAGAGCACCGACGCCCAGAAGACCACCAACCTGTTCGACGTTGTCGGGATCACGGGCCGGCATGCGTCGCTGGGCATCGCCGCAGCGTGCTTCTCGGCCTTCTCTGTCGTCGCGCTCGCTTTCTTCTTCGTCGTCGAGAAGAGAAAGGCTAAGAAGTAA
- the LOC103968448 gene encoding uncharacterized protein LOC103968448 encodes MQDPLFTFPSCFAPGERLPEDPTTAAATKSGQSIVTSIYRTKIAGHCRLITVTWCRDVLVRGLSVSVDDEGSGSGTESCCGGGGSQLVCFKVEMRPWHFWRKHGSRPFQVEGKAVDVLWDLRSAKFSGEPEPQSGFYVAVASDHEVVLLLGDNKKEAYRKTGCRPATIDATLVSRKEHVFGRTRFVTRARFQDKDRPHEIAIEYSSSGCSIGGNIDPEMVVKIDGSVAIHVKHLQWKFRGNECITVSRARVEVYWDVHDWLFSPGLRHAMFIFKPIALLSSSMPLSSSSSSTVDKHIALMTGSSGFCLFLYAWKLD; translated from the coding sequence ATGCAGGACCCGCTATTTACGTTTCCTTCCTGCTTCGCTCCCggcgagcggctccccgaggatcCCACCACCGCAGCTGCGACCAAGTCGGGCCAGAGCATCGTCACGTCCATTTACCGCACCAAGATCGCAGGCCACTGCCGGCTGATCACCGTCACCTGGTGCCGGGACGTGCTGGTCCGCGGCCTCTCGGTGTCGGTCGACGACGAGGGCTCAGGGAGCGGTACCGAAAgctgctgcggcggcggcggcagccagCTGGTTTGCTTCAAGGTGGAGATGCGGCCATGGCACTTCTGGCGCAAGCACGGCTCGAGGCCCTTCCAGGTGGAAGGGAAGGCCGTGGACGTCCTGTGGGACCTTCGGAGCGCCAAATTCTCCGGCGAGCCGGAGCCGCAGTCCGGCTTCTACGTCGCGGTGGCCTCCGACCACGAGGTGGTGCTTCTGCTGGGCGACAACAAGAAGGAGGCCTACCGGAAAACCGGGTGCCGCCCGGCCACCATCGACGCCACCCTGGTGTCCAGGAAGGAGCACGTCTTCGGGAGGACGCGGTTCGTGACGCGAGCTCGGTTCCAGGACAAGGACAGGCCGCACGAGATCGCCATCGAGTACAGCAGCAGCGGCTGTAGCATCGGCGGCAACATCGACCCGGAGATGGTGGTCAAGATCGACGGCTCGGTGGCCATCCACGTGAAGCATCTGCAGTGGAAGTTCCGGGGGAACGAGTGCATCACGGTGAGCAGGGCGCGAGTGGAGGTGTACTGGGACGTCCACGACTGGCTCTTCAGTCCGGGGCTGAGGCACGCCATGTTCATCTTCAAGCCCATCGCGCTGCTCAGCTCCTCGATGCCGCTGTCGTCTTCTTCCTCGAGCACCGTCGACAAACACATTGCGCTCATGACGGGCTCCTCGGGGTTCTGCTTGTTCCTCTATGCATGGAAGTTAGATTGA
- the LOC103968449 gene encoding probable serine/threonine-protein kinase WNK2, with amino-acid sequence MHGGSTPEQEPEDPEAEFVEIDPTGRYGRYKEVLGKGAFKTVYKAFDEVEGIEVAWNQVKVADLLRNADDLDRFHSEVHLLKTLKHKNIIKFFNSWVDTKNDNINIITEVFNSGTLRQYRKKHKHVDVRALKKWSRQILSGLHYLHSHDPPVIHRDLKCDNIFINGNQGEVKIGDLGLAAILCHAHSAHSCIGTPEFMAPELYEEEYNELVDIYAFGMCLLELVTFEYPYVECTNAAQIYKKVTSGIKPASLAKVKDPGVKRFIEKCIANVSERLPARELLLDSFLQEDADTDSIGYSLRSSSSQSDNVGHSNASTICGYDQLEPATAGRDFTVEGQRKDLNTIFLKLRIADSTGQIRNIHFPFDIEADTSVSVATEMVAELDLTDQDVTTIAAMIDAEIHAYVPEWMSGEAFEYHSNYVTVSDCHSHDSEAADEVSALPNELDNPAGNLTLERLPSGRKYWSDSPKATSVDSPSSLAHSNECSELELHGSEDISLEVYDGKGDSFKKDGQRTSQSIHRSSPKQQIRSPGSGDGGDNNLGIGSLLISYNARNPSSTNSLNRDLDESPSCAGFQLCNRGVHSGQLEGSDTKLNETFLANKSEDMQFIVKKLERLLTEQQKELDDLQKKHKVAIAEILKKLPPEQHSEVLRICCSKVNINRMQK; translated from the exons ATGCACGGAGGTTCCACGCCGGAGCAGGAGCCGGAGGATCCGGAAGCCGAGTTCGTGGAGATCGATCCCACTGGGCGCTACGGCCGG TATAAGGAGGTTTTAGGAAAGGGGGCTTTCAAGACCGT CTACAAGGCTTTTGATGAGGTGGAAGGAATAGAGGTGGCTTGGAATCAGGTGAAGGTGGCCGATTTGCTTCGGAATGCCGACGACCTGGACCGGTTCCACTCGGAAGTTCACTTGCTCAAGACCCTGAAGCATAAAAACATCATCAAGTTCTTTAACTCATGGGTCGACACCAAGAATGATAATATCAACATCATCACCGAGGTCTTCAACTCTGGGACATTGCGTCA GTACAGGAAAAAACATAAGCATGTGGATGTAAGAGCATTGAAGAAGTGGTCGAGGCAAATCTTGAGTGGGCTTCACTACCTCCATAGCCATGATCCACCAGTAATCCACAGAGACCTGAAATGTGACAACATTTTCATAAATGGGAACCAGGGGGAGGTGAAAATAGGTGATCTAGGATTGGCAGCCATTCTTTGCCATGCTCACTCCGCTCATAGTTGCATTG GGACACCCGAATTTATGGCTCCAGAACTTTATGAGGAAGAATATAATGAGCTTGTTGATATATATGCATTTGGCATGTGTTTATTAGAGTTAGTGACATTTGAGTACCCGTATGTGGAATGCACCAATGCAGCACAAATATACAAGAAAGTGACCTCA GGAATCAAGCCTGCTTCATTGGCTAAGGTAAAGGATCCAGGAGTCAAGAGGTTTATCGAAAAATGCATTGCCAATGTTTCTGAGAGATTGCCCGCAAGGGAATTATTACTAGACTCTTTTCTCCAAGAAGATGCAGACACTGACAGCATAGGTTATTCCCTGAGATCATCATCAAGTCAATCAG ATAATGTTGGTCATTCCAATGCAAGTACTATTTGTGGGTATGACCAACTAGAACCAGCTACAGCTGGTCGAGATTTCACTGTGGAAGGTCAACGCAAAGACCTCAACACAATATTTTTAAAGCTACGGATTGCGGATTCAACAG GTCAAATTCGCAACATTCATTTTCCATTTGATATTGAGGCGGACACATCAGTAAGTGTTGCCACAGAAATGGTGGCAGAATTAGACCTTACGGATCAAGATGTCACAACGATTGCTGCAATGATAGATGCTGAGATACATGCCTATGTCCCAGAATGGATGTCAGGAGAAGCTTTTGAATATCATAGCAATTATGTAACAGTTTCTGATTGTCATAGCCATGATTCGGAAGCTGCAGATGAAGTTTCTGCTTTGCCCAATGAATTAGACAATCCAGCTGGCAATCTTACCCTAGAACGGCTCCCTTCTGGTCGGAAGTATTGGTCTGATTCTCCAAAGGCAACTAGTGTAGACTCTCCATCATCTCTTGCACACTCAAATGAATGTTCTGAGTTGGAATTGCACGGAAGTGAAGACATATCTCTTGAGGTTTATGATGGGAAAGGTGATTCCTTTAAAAAGGATGGCCAGAGGACATCCCAGTCAATTCACCGCTCTTCACCTAAACAACAGATACGTTCCCCAGGTTCTGGTGATGGTGGTGACAATAATCTGGGAATTGGGTCATTACTAATATCTTATAATGCGAGAAACCCATCCTCCACTAACAGTCTAAACCGAGACCTGGATGAATCACCTTCATGTGCTGGATTTCAGTTGTGTAACCGTGGAGTCCACTCTGGACAGCTTGAGGGCAGTGATACCAAACTAAATGAAACTTTTCTTGCAAATAAGTCCGAGGATATGCAGTTCATTGTGAAAAAATTAGAGCGTTTGTTGACTGAGCAGCAGAAGGAACTTGATGATCTGCAAAAGAAGCATAAGGTTGCGATAGCAGAAATATTAAAGAAACTTCCTCCTGAGCAACATAGTGAAGTTCTAAGGATATGCTGCTCAAAAGTCAATATTAACAGGATGCAAAAATAG